From a region of the Bacteroidota bacterium genome:
- a CDS encoding tyrosine-type recombinase/integrase has product MYFFYNFAVCLAKHLLEQGVSLRYIQSILGHESSKTTEIYTHISSTKFNDINNPFDDMDI; this is encoded by the coding sequence ATGTATTTTTTTTATAACTTTGCTGTATGCTTAGCAAAACACTTATTAGAACAAGGAGTAAGTTTAAGATACATACAATCAATATTAGGACATGAATCGAGTAAAACAACAGAAATATACACACATATATCAAGCACAAAGTTCAATGATATTAATAATCCTTTCGACGATATGGATATTTAA
- a CDS encoding SDR family oxidoreductase has protein sequence MINIFGKNALITGSSRGVGQQIAIGLAKLGCNIIVHGRTKTACNNTLALLEEYSVKTYCVYGELSDKKQVIDLITQVQDLNIDVEILYNNAAVMTKYHKDFWNHSWDDWLETYKVNVVAMYDLCGAFIPAMIKNNFGRVVNLTSRIKDEPELAPYGASKWAVDKLTDDIASKLKNTAVRINYLDPGWLRTDMGGEHADHSVEAVLPGALAPVLIEDDGPNGSFFSAIDHDLD, from the coding sequence ATGATAAATATTTTTGGAAAAAACGCATTAATTACCGGTTCGAGCCGAGGTGTTGGACAACAAATTGCAATTGGACTAGCAAAACTTGGCTGCAACATAATTGTTCATGGAAGAACCAAAACCGCTTGTAACAACACATTAGCACTACTTGAAGAATATTCTGTGAAGACCTATTGTGTATATGGCGAACTGTCTGATAAAAAGCAAGTAATTGATTTGATAACACAGGTACAAGATCTAAATATCGATGTAGAGATTTTGTACAACAATGCAGCTGTGATGACGAAATACCACAAAGACTTTTGGAATCATAGCTGGGACGATTGGTTAGAAACCTATAAAGTAAATGTTGTTGCAATGTATGACCTATGCGGAGCTTTTATTCCAGCCATGATTAAAAACAACTTTGGTCGGGTGGTTAATCTCACTTCAAGAATAAAAGACGAACCTGAACTTGCTCCATATGGTGCATCGAAGTGGGCTGTAGATAAACTGACAGACGATATTGCATCGAAATTGAAAAATACAGCAGTAAGAATAAATTACTTAGATCCGGGATGGTTACGTACAGATATGGGAGGTGAACATGCTGATCATTCTGTTGAAGCAGTTTTGCCTGGTGCTCTTGCTCCTGTTTTGATAGAAGATGATGGTCCAAATGGCAGTTTTTTTTCAGCAATAGATCACGATTTGGATTAA